In one Apteryx mantelli isolate bAptMan1 chromosome 9, bAptMan1.hap1, whole genome shotgun sequence genomic region, the following are encoded:
- the LOC106496172 gene encoding G-protein coupled receptor 35-like — translation MNHTSCNITAYESFPLVQLCVYIPVFLSGSVLNALALWVFCCKLGKWTETRVYMANLALADCLLLFTLPFKILSQFYRLKVDRWCLFLEGAYFINRLMSISIITVVAADRYLTIKYPLKAKMLRSPLKAALASGFLWIVIICMISLIKKFEAREQGELCFEKSSIEPSVITLCAIIGGFFIPLIILSFCSIQVIAELMRKKNENRHKEKLIRKAVYIVSANMAVFILCFLPLYLGHLLRFIMDSISSSCSAIQTVNNFVHLASVLANMNCCLDAICYYFVNKEFKEASPKLAKSRSEASEVAEIQLPCITH, via the coding sequence ATGAACCACACCAGCTGTAATATCACAGCCTACGAAAGCTTTCCGCTTGTCCAGCTCTGTGTTTACATCCCAGTTTTCCTTTCGGGCAGTGTGCTGAACGCATTGGCGCTGTGGGTGTTCTGCTGCAAACTCGGCAAGTGGACAGAAACTAGAGTGTACATGGCCAACTTAGCTTTGGCTGACTGCTTACTGCTCTTtactttgccttttaaaatactCTCCCAGTTCTATAGACTGAAAGTGGATAGATGGTGTCTGTTTCTGGAAGGTGCCTATTTCATCAACCGCTTAATGAGCATCAGTATAATCACTGTCGTAGCAGCTGACAGATATCTCACAATCAAGTATCCTTTGAAAGCCAAGATGCTGAGGTCTCCACTGAAGGCAGCTCTTGCCTCTGGATTTCTTTGGATAGTCATCATCTGCATGATTTCCCTCATTAAAAAATTTGAGGCCCGAGAGCAAGGTGAACTTTGCTTTGAGAAGTCTTCCATTGAGCCCTCAGTGATCACACTATGTGCTATTATTGGAGGGTTTTTCATACCACTGATTATCTTGAGTTTTTGCTCCATACAAGTCATTGCAGAActcatgagaaagaaaaatgaaaaccgtCACAAAGAAAAGTTAATCAGGAAGGCTGTCTACATTGTTTCTGCAAATATGGCTGTGTTCATCCTATGCTTTTTGCCTCTTTACCTTGGGCATCTCCTTCGCTTTATAATGGACTCCATCAGTTCCAGCTGCTCTGCAATACAAACGGTTAACAATTTTGTTCACCTCGCCTCAGTCCTTGCAAACATGAACTGCTGCCTGGATGCCATTTGTTATTACTTTGTAAACAAGGAATTTAAAGAAGCATCTCCCAAGCTAGCAAAGTCCAGATCTGAAGCCAGTGAAGTAGCTGAAATTCAGCTCCCATGCATAACACATTAG
- the LOC106496164 gene encoding G-protein coupled receptor 35-like: MVNCSQSNDTVQDGVLLFQLIIYIPVLIFGVLLNAIAFWVFCCKLKRWTETRVYMINLMVADCFLLFALPFLIYFHQQDHPTGKLCFTIQCIYFTNRPMSILIITIIAIDRYIAIKFPLKAKTLRSPLKSASICGLLWITLLTYAYFYPKFEEGQEQFCFQKRTVEPEYSILLSIFFGYFIPLGIVTFCSVEVIKCLKKKMSTSSHETKLIQKALHIVSVNLCVFIICFLPLYIVLLLRFAVDVAGACSLIPNVRVSIQIFACLANANCCLDAFCYYFAAKEFQETSSLLPPCIFMRSRMNQSEESQQPTDQVMT, encoded by the coding sequence ATGGTGAACTGCTCCCAAAGCAATGACACAGTGCAGGATGGCGTCCTGCTTTTTCAGCTGATTATCTACATCCCCGTTCTCATCTTCGGGGTCCTGCTGAATGCGATTGCTTTCTGGGTCTTCTGCTGCAAACTGAAGAGGTGGACCGAGACTAGAGTGTACATGATCAACCTGATGGTTGCTGACTGTTTCCTGCTCTTCGCTCTGCCTTTCCTGATATATTTTCACCAGCAAGACCACCCCACCGGCAAGCTTTGCTTCACCATACAGTGTATATATTTTACAAACAGGCCTATGAGCATCCTCATCATCACGATAATTGCAATTGATCGATACATTGCAATAAAGTTCCCTCTAAAAGCAAAAACTCTTAGATCCCCACTGAAATCAGCTTCTATCTGTGGACTTCTATGGATAACACTCCTAACATATGCCTACTTCTATCCAAAGTTTGAAGAAGGACAGGAAcaattttgctttcagaaaagaaCTGTTGAGCCTGAATATTCAATATTACTCTCCATTTTCTTTGGGTATTTTATTCCCTTGGGGATTGTGACTTTTTGTTCAGTGGAAGTCATCAAATGTCTCAAAAAGAAGATGTCCACAAGCTCTCATGAGACAAAGTTAATCCAGAAAGCCCTCCACATTGTTTCTGTGAATCTGTGTGTGTTCATTATATGCTTTTTACCTTTATACATTGTACTGCTCTTGCGGTTTGCAGTGGATGTTGCTGGAGCCTGTTCTCTGATCCCAAATGTTAGAGTCTCTATTCAGATCTTTGCATGTTTAGCAAATGCTAACTGCTGTTTGGATGCTTTTTGCTACTACTTTGCAGCCAAGGAATTTCAGGAAACTTCCTCTCTGCTCCCCCCTTGTATTTTCATGAGGTCTAGGATGAATCAAAGCGAAGAGTCACAGCAACCCACAGATCAAGTCATGACATAA
- the LOC106496165 gene encoding G-protein coupled receptor 35-like: protein MNASNNCNFTNLELHHHVYLLEFTLYILIFFFGAIFNALALWVFFYKVKKWTETRVYVINLVFADCSVICILPFMAYLLWNKSVRDELCQFIEAMYIINMVASIYTILFISLDRYIAIKHPLKAKAFRSPLKAALLCGLLWVSVIISTTLQLQQRQATFCFQKDTATPAILTLLSLFFVFTLPLATLTFCSVEIIRNLKRRLNTSSLEEKLIHKAIYVIYTNMTVFLICFLPAYLGVLTRFIMESIGVTCSMIQVMRNFSSVTRCIATSNCCLDSICYYFVTKEFQEALFLSKASIDKTNQIRTSQIQTC from the coding sequence ATGAATGCATCTAACAACTGCAATTTCACAAATTTAGAACTCCACCACCACGTTTATCTCCTTGAATTTACTCTTTAtatcctcattttcttttttggagcAATATTTAATGCCCTTGCCCTGTGGGTGTTCTTCTACAAAGTAAAGAAGTGGACAGAAACTAGGGTGTATGTAATCAATTTAGTCTTTGCAGATTGCTCCGTTATCTGCATCTTGCCATTCATGGCTTATTTACTCTGGAATAAATCAGTCCGAGATGAACTCTGCCAGTTTATAGAGGCAATGTATATTATCAACATGGTAGCGAGCATCTACACCATTTTATTTATCTCTCTTGATCGATACATTGCTATAAAGCACCCCCTGAAAGCTAAGGCCTTCAGGTCTCCATTGAAAGCTGCACTTCTCTGTGGACTTCTTTGGGTCTCTGTGATAATCAGCACAACCTTACAGCTTCAGCAGAGGCAGGCCACTTTCTGCTTTCAGAAGGATACAGCCACACCAGCTATTCTGACcctgctttcacttttttttgtttttactcttccattagcaaccttGACCTTTTGTTCCGTTGAAATCATCAGGAACTTGAAGAGAAGGCTGAACACAAGTTCACTGGAGGAGAAATTAATCCACAAAGCCATTTACGTTATTTATACAAATATGactgtatttttaatatgttttctcCCAGCCTACCTTGGGGTACTTACCAGGTTCATAATGGAAAGCATTGGAGTTACCTGTTCCATGATTCAGGTCATGAGAAACTTTTCTTCTGTGACGAGGTGCATTGCCACATCCAATTGCTGCCTGGATAGCATTTGCTATTATTTTGTGACCAAGGAATTCCAAGAGGCCCTTTTTCTGTCCAAAGCCAGCATTGACAAAACAAATCAAATACGCACTTCTCAGATACAGACCTGCTAA